A portion of the Pararge aegeria chromosome 10, ilParAegt1.1, whole genome shotgun sequence genome contains these proteins:
- the LOC120627158 gene encoding putative transporter svop-1, protein MISKNSTSFEDALTKTGFGKFNILAFVVSLTLVMGMTFEVVSVAYLVPASACDMGTTTAQQGLMAGVPLLGIIATSHFQGYMADTRGRRKVLGWSMCVAFVCGSCAALSPNWIVFCFLKFLSSGALAGTIPLTLTWLSECTPQHKRSILISLTSAMYLVTAGFMAVVAIPVLQLKFSIYVPYFNIFFTSWRLLNLLFASGCAVAAICMFSSHESPRYYLRMGKDEKAMNVLREMFATNLGKSAEEYDVLSVELGEETGAPTKGMFSSIVAQTLPLLKAPLLKNTILLGVLFIIAYAGINAFIVWLPFIADSIMKARERGEVMSFCEMMESTQNATLTENNDCSLNTFALLIVCGSSLAIGVLNIVLSTVINYVGRKRMVIAIQVIAGLAGLCVNATNSWILGTGCLIVYISANVNFGFISTFSVDIFPTYVKAMAVCLTLMIGRASSFVGINVLKNLLVTDCQLAFYIFSSITLTGACVALLLPNDVKMTKKDSAEAMSS, encoded by the exons GCTTCGGCAAGTTCAATATCCTGGCGTTCGTGGTCAGCCTCACCCTTGTCATGGGGATGACGTTCGAGGTGGTCTCCGTGGCGTACTTGGTGCCTGCCAGTGCTTGTGATATGGGCACCACCACCGCGCAGCAGGGGCTTATGGCTGGGGTGCCGCTATTAG gTATAATAGCGACGTCTCACTTCCAGGGCTACATGGCGGACACTCGTGGAAGAAGGAAGGTTCTTGGATGGAGCATGTGCGTTGCGTTCGTGTGCGGCTCCTGCGCAGCGCTCTCTCCCAACTGGATTGTCTTCTGCTTTTTGAAGTTTTTGTCTTCTGGCGC TTTAGCTGGAACAATTCCGTTGACACTGACTTGGCTGAGTGAATGCACGCCGCAGCACAAGAGATCCATCCTGATCTCATTAACTTCTGCGATGTACCTCGTTACAGCAGGGTTCATGGCTG TTGTAGCAATACCAGTCCTTCAGCTAAAGTTCTCCATCTACGTAccgtatttcaacatatttttcaCATCGTGGCGTCTATTGAATTTGCTATTTGCTTCGGGTTGTGCTGTGGCCGCTATCTGCATGTTCAGTTCGCACGAGAGTCCGAGGTACTATCTGCGTATGGGCAAAGACGAAAAGGCAATGAATGTGTTGAGGGAAATGTTTGCGACCAATTTGGGAAAAAGCGCGGAGGAGTATGAC GTACTATCAGTGGAATTAGGCGAAGAGACAGGAGCGCCCACCAAAGGGATGTTCTCATCGATAGTCGCACAAACATTACCGCTCTTAAAAGCGCCTCTACTGAAGAATACTATTCTATTGGGGGTGTTGTTTATAATTGCATATGCTGG GATAAATGCATTTATAGTTTGGTTACCGTTTATCGCGGACTCTATTATGAAGGCGAGGGAGAGAGGCGAAGTCATGTCCTTCTGCGAAATGATGGAGTCAACTCAAAACGCAACCTTGACTGAG AACAATGATTGCAGTCTCAACACCTTCGCTCTGCTAATCGTGTGTGGGTCGAGCTTAGCGATTGGTGTTCTCAATATTGTACTCAGCACGGTCATCAACTACGTTGGACGGAAACGCATGGTTATTGCTATACAG GTGATTGCTGGTTTAGCAGGGCTCTGCGTCAACGCCACCAACTCCTGGATCCTGGGCACGGGCTGCTTGATCGTCTACATATCAGCCAATGTCAATTTCGGCTTCATCTCTACCTTCAGCGTTGACATCTTTCCCACTTATGTCAA AGCAATGGCAGTATGTCTAACGCTAATGATTGGTCGCGCCAGTTCATTTGTGGGTATCAACGTCCTCAAAAACCTACTGGTTACTGACTGTCAACtcgctttttatatattttcgagCATAACTCTTA cgGGGGCTTGCGTTGCGTTACTTTTACCAAACGATGTGAAAATGACAAAAAAGGATTCAGCAGAGGCTATGTCGTCGTAA